The proteins below are encoded in one region of Brassica napus cultivar Da-Ae chromosome A6, Da-Ae, whole genome shotgun sequence:
- the LOC106437158 gene encoding endoglucanase 5-like, with translation MSKFGRSLLGVSLLLTVLLAAATTAAEYYNYGSALDKTFLFFEAQRSGKLPATQRVKWRGHSGLKDGLAQGVSLEGGYYDAGDHVKFGLPMAFSVTMLSWAAVDNRKELFGLNQMQQTLWSIRWGTDYFIKAHPQPNVLWGQVGDGQSDHYCWERAEDMTTSRTAYKLDQYHPGSDLAGETAAAFAAASLAFKPYNSSYSAILLSHAKELFSFADKYRGLYTDSIPNAKAFYMSSGYSDELLWAAAWLHRATGDQYYLKYTIDNAGYMGGTGWGMKEFSWDNKYAGVQVLLSKVLLEGKGGPYTSTLKQYQMKADYFSCACLKKNGGYNIQTTPGGLMYVREWNNLQYSSAAAFLLAIYSDYISAANAKLNCPDGSVQPQALLDFARSQADYILGKNRQGMSYLVGYGPKYPIRVHHRGASVPSIFVQHSSVSCVQGFDSWYRRAQADPNVIHGALVGGPDQNDNYSDDRTNYEQSEPTLSGTAPLVGLFAKLSVGSYGGGYSKPYQTTKPPASSYKATPTTYTPKQSGAPIEFLHSITANWMAGNTRYYRHKVIIKNNSQKQISDLKLKIEDLSGPIWGLIPTGQKNTYQLPQWQKRLRAGQTHDFVYVQGGPQAKVSVLSYY, from the exons ATGAGTAAGTTTGGTAGGTCTTTGTTGGGTGTAAGCCTATTACTGACCGTTCTTCTAGCGGCAGCCACCACCGCCGCAGAGTACTACAATTACGGAAGTGCCCTTGACAAGACCTTCTTGTTCTTTGAGGCTCAGCGATCAGGGAAGTTGCCTGCTACTCAACGCGTCAAATGGCGTGGCCATTCTGGTCTCAAGGATGGTCTTGCTCAAGGC GTGAGCTTGGAAGGAGGATATTATGATGCAGGAGACCATGTGAAATTCGGTTTACCAATGGCTTTCTCAGTGACAATGCTATCGTGGGCAGCGGTTGATAACCGGAAAGAGCTATTCGGTTTGAACCAGATGCAACAGACATTGTGGTCAATCCGATGGGGTACTGATTACTTCATCAAAGCTCATCCTCAGCCTAATGTTCTATGGGGTCAAGTTGGAGATGGACAATCAGACCATTACTGTTGGGAACGTGCTGAAGACATGACAACTTCAAGAACAGCTTATAAGCTTGACCAGTACCATCCTGGCTCAGACTTAGCTGGTGAAACCGCTGCTGCTTTTGCCGCTGCTTCTTTGGCTTTCAAGCCTTATAACTCCTCTTACTCTGCTATCCTCTTAAGCCATGCTAAAGAG CTCTTCTCATTTGCTGACAAGTACAGAGGATTATACACTGATTCAATCCCAAATGCAAAAGCTTTCTACATGTCATCTGGTTACTCG GATGAGCTTCTTTGGGCTGCAGCTTGGCTACACCGTGCCACCGGGGACCAGTACTACTTAAAATACACTATAGACAATGCCGGTTACATGGGTGGAACTGGCTGGGGGATGAAAGAGTTCTCTTGGGATAACAAATACGCTGGTGTTCAAGTCCTTCTCTCCAAG GTATTGTTAGAAGGTAAAGGCGGTCCGTATACTTCAACATTGAAGCAGTATCAGATGAAGGCTGATTACTTCTCTTGTGCTTGTCTCAAGAAGAATGGTGGCTACAACATTCAAACAACTCCTG GTGGTTTGATGTATGTTAGAGAGTGGAACAATCTGCAATATTCATCTGCGGCTGCGTTTCTTCTTGCGATTTATTCTGACTATATCTCAGCAGCGAACGCTAAACTCAACTGTCCTGATGGTTCGGTTCAACCTCAAGCACTTCTAGACTTTGCTAGATCTCAG GCTGATTACATTCTTGGAAAGAACCGTCAAGGAATGAGTTACTTAGTTGGATATGGACCAAAATATCCAATCCGAGTTCACCATAGAGGCGCTTCAGTCCCTTCAATCTTTGTTCAACATTCTTCTGTGAGCTGTGTACAAGGATTTGATTCTTGGTATAGAAGAGCACAAGCTGATCCTAATGTTATCCATGGTGCTCTTGTTGGTGGACCAGACCAGAATGATAACTATTCCGATGACCGGACAAACTACGAGCAATCAGAACCAACTTTGTCAGGCACAGCCCCACTCGTTGGTCTATTCGCTAAACTCTCTGTAGGATCTTACGGAGGAGGATATTCCAAACCTTACCAAACAACAAAACCaccag CTTCCTCATACAAAGCAACACCAACAACATACACTCCAAAGCAATCAGGTGCACCAATCGAGTTTCTACATTCAATAACTGCCAACTGGATGGCTGGGAACACGAGGTACTACAGACACAAAGTGATCATCAAGAACAATTCTCAGAAACAGATATCGGATCTCAAGCTCAAGATTGAAGACCTCTCAGGACCTATATGGGGGCTAATCCCAACGGGGCAAAAGAATACCTACCAGCTTCCTCAGTGGCAAAAGAGACTGAGAGCCGGACAAACACATGATTTTGTCTATGTACAAGGTGGTCCTCAGGCTAAAGTATCAGTCTTAAGTTACTACTAA
- the LOC111212978 gene encoding nucleolin 1 isoform X8: MGKKSATKVEAAPAAIKATKPLKKGKREPEDDLETKVNLKKQKKDVVAAVKKEKAEKKVPKKVESSDESDSSDSEEEDKAKKVPAKKAPVKAASSSDDDDSSSDDEPAPKKATNGTVAKKAKDESSSEEESSDEEEVAVAKKPAAAKPAAKDSSSSEEDSEDESEDEKVKPVAKKAAPVATKAASSSESSEEDSDEESEDEKPAQKAKEGTKKAEKDSSSDDSGSEESESEDEKETPKKKSSDVEMVDAEKQQPKTPSTPATGGSKTLFVANLPFQVERSDVEEFFKEAGQVVDVRFATNRDDGSFRGFGHVEFASAGEAQKALEFHGRPLLGRELRLDVAQERGERPAYTPQSGTGNNSRSGGGGGQEVFVKGFDSSLAPNDIKSALTEHFASCGEITRVSVPVDRETGGSRGIAYVEFKEGTEKAFELNGSDMGGWNLVVDQPRPKENNSGGGFNSGRSNSFSGGRDNFRGRGRGGRDGFRGRGRGGRDNGRGRPSFTSQAKKTVFSDE, from the exons ATGGGTAAAAAATCCGCCACCAAA GTTGAAGCAGCCCCTGCTGCCATTAAGGCGACCAAACCTTTGAAGAAAG GTAAGAGAGAGCCTGAGGATGATTTGGAAACCAAAGTGAACCttaagaagcagaagaaagacGTGGTTGCTGCTGTTAAGAAGGAAAAAGCTGAGAAGAAGGTGCCCAAGAAGGTGGAGAGCTCTGATGAGTCTGATTCCTCTGATTCCGAGGAAGAGGACAAG GCTAAGAAAGTTCCTGCCAAGAAGGCTCCAGTGAAGGCTGCTTCAAGCAGTGATGATGACGactcttcttcagatgat GAACCAGCACCAAAGAAGGCTACTAACGGAACTGTTGCAAAGAAGGCAAAGGATGAATCTTCTTCTGAGGAGGAATCTTCAGATGAG GAAGAAGTTGCTGTTGCCAAGAAACCTGCTGCAGCTAAGCCAGCTGCGAAGGATTCTTCATCCTCTGAGGAGGATTCAGAAGATGAATCCGAGGATGAGAAGGTGAAACCTGTTGCTAAGAAGGCAGCTCCTGTTGCTACCAAGGCTGCAAGCAGTTCAGAGTCGTCTGAGGAAGATTCTGATGAG GAAAGTGAagatgaaaaacctgcacaaAAGGCTAAAGAAGGTACCAAGAAGGCTGAAAAGGATAGCAGTAGCGATGACTCTGGCTCTGAGGAGTCTGAGAGTGAGGATGAGAAAGAAACCCCAAAGAAGAAG AGCTCTGATGTAGAAATGGTGGATGCTGAGAAGCAACAG cCAAAGACACCATCGACTCCTGCTACAGGAGGATCAAAGACTCTCTTTGTTGCGAATCTCCCATTCCAAGTTGAAAGATCCGATGT TGAGGAATTCTTCAAGGAAGCTGGCCAAGTTGTTGATGTTAGATTTGCTACGAACAGGGATGATGGCAGTTTCAGAGGCTTTGGCCATGTTGAGTTTGCAAGCGCCGGAGAAGCACAGAAG GCACTTGAGTTTCACGGTAGACCTTTGCTCGGTCGTGAACTTCGTCTTGATGTTGCTCAAGAGAGGGGTGAAAGACCCGCTTACACTCCACAGAGCGG CACTGGTAATAACTCCAGGagcggtggtggtggaggcCAAGAGGTTTTCGTGAAGGGGTTTGACTCTTCTCTTGCTCCGAATGATATCAAGAGCGCCTTGACTGAACACTTTGCTTCATGTGGAGAGATCACAAGGGTCTCTGTTCCCGTTGACCGTGAAACTGGTGGTTCGAGAGG aatTGCTTACGTTGAGTTCAAAGAAGGCACAGAGAAGGcgtttgaacttaatggtagtGACATGGGAGGATGGAACCTCGTCGTTGATCAGCCTAGACCGAAGGAGAACAACAGTGGTGGTGGATTCAACAGTGGAAGGAGCAACAGCTTTAGCGGAGGAAGAGATAATTTCCGTGGCCGTGGCAGAGGAGGAAGAGATGGTTTCCGTGGCCGTGGCAGAGGAGGAAGAGACAACGGCCGTGGAAGGCCTAGTTTCACTTCTCAAG CTAAGAAGACTGTCTTCAGCGACGAGTAG